The Equus przewalskii isolate Varuska chromosome 5, EquPr2, whole genome shotgun sequence genome window below encodes:
- the LOC139083624 gene encoding retinol dehydrogenase 16-like has translation MWLYLAVLVGLYYLLRWYRERQVVSNLQDKYVFITGCDSGFGNQLARQLDLRGLRVLAACLTEKGAEQLRDRTSDRVQTVILDVTKTESIAAATQWIKERVGDRGLWGLVNNAGIAVPVAPNEWLTKQDFMKILNVNLLGVIEVTLSLLPLVRKARGRVVNVSSVMGRVSLLGGGYCISKYGVEAFSDSLRRELSYFGVKVAIIEPGYFKTNMTGNESTSQGYQEAWERAHPEIKEIYGEKSLASFMKLAVMFEPRWCQNLCLVTDCMEHALTTCHPRTRYSPGWDAKFIYLPMSYMPSILVDAICYWSFPRPAKGL, from the exons ATGTGGCTGTACCTGGCAGTGCTCGTGGGCCTGTACTACCTCCTGCGCTGGTACCGGGAGAGGCAGGTGGTGAGCAACCTCCAAGACAAGTACGTCTTCATCACGGGCTGTGACTCAGGCTTCGGGAACCAGTTGGCCAGGCAGCTGGACCTGCGAGGCTTGAGGGTGCTGGCTGCCTGTCTGACGGAGAAGGGGGCCGAGCAGCTGAGGGACCGGACGTCAGACAGGGTGCAGACGGTGATCCTGGATGTGACCAAGACAGAGAGCATCGCTGCAGCCACCCAGTGGATAAAGGAGCGCGTGGGGGACAGAG GACTGTGGGGCCTGGTGAATAACGCTGGCATTGCCGTGCCTGTGGCACCCAATGAGTGGCTGACCAAACAGGACTTCATGAAGATCCTCAACGTGAACCTGCTGGGGGTGATCGAGGTGACCCTGAGCCTGCTGCCCCTAGTGAGGAAGGCGCGGGGCCGCGTGGTCAACGTCTCCAGCGTCATGGGCCGGGTGTCTCTGCTTGGTGGCGGCTACTGCATCTCCAAGTATGGTGTCGAGGCCTTCTCGGACTCCCTCAG GAGGGAGCTCTCCTACTTTGGGGTGAAGGTGGCTATTATCGAGCCTGGTTACTTCAAGACCAACATGACCGGGAATGAGAGTACTTCTCAGGGCTACCAGGAGGCCTGGGAGCGGGCCCATCCAGAGATCAAGGAGATCTACGGGGAGAAGAGCCTGGCATCCT TCATGAAGTTAGCGGTAATGTTCGAGCCGAGGTGGTGTCAGAATTTGTGCTTGGTGACAGACTGCATGGAACATGCCCTGACCACCTGCCACCCCCGGACCCGATACTCACCTGGCTGGGATGCCAAGTTCATCTACCTCCCCATGAGCTACATGCCCTCCATCCTGGTGGATGCCATCTGCTACTGGAGCTTCCCAAGGCCCGCCAAGGGCCTGTAG